In Alosa sapidissima isolate fAloSap1 chromosome 5, fAloSap1.pri, whole genome shotgun sequence, the genomic stretch TGTCAAAACGTATTCTTATTTTCTCGTTTAAGAATagctatttttgttttatttttttacaggcttattttgtgtaggcctatttgtgaGGGGAAATTGGTTATTTAGAGTAGACCCAGAGAATTCAGAGGACAAGCAAACTTACTAAACCActgtttattctctctcttgcaGTCACCCTGACAGGCACAGCAAGAAAGGGTACAGGGTGACTTCTGTCAACGTTTTGTGTGACTGACTTTTGCATtcccattttttgttttgttattataACACTAATTTAAAGGCATTCATGTGTTTTAAATTCTGTCActtcctccttttctttccACCTTGGGAATATGTTCACCAGTGATACATCTCTTGATGTTCCATGTTTGTTTTGGGATGTTCTCCTGGGCATTTTGGAGGTCTGTATTCACCACCCCATCCTCACCGTCACGAGGGGTAAAACCAGCAAGCTGTTTGTTCAATGCTCTTGTGTGTTACTCATAATTGAAAATACACCTATAACAACAGTACATAAGAACCTGAATGTTTTGAGGACCGCTTTGATCGTGGCCTGCTAGAAGGTTAATTTAGCTCATACCTCATATCAAGGGTGTTACTGTGGTTTCAATATTGGGGGGATATCCATCCTCTCACATTGTCCTGTAAGACCTATTGTACATAATATCACAGTGAGTGCACAGTGAGTGTAGATGAGGCAGTGGTTAGATAACTCATACAGCAAAGTTAATGCTTCATACATACACTTCATACCTCATAGCCAATGCTGCatttgaaagtgaaactaaatgtCTAACACTAGGGTTTAAATGTGTACCACTCTGTGGTGTGGTATGTGCTTgtgatggagagacagacaaataGTTTAAGACCCCACTCTATTACACTCCTTTCTGtccaaagataaaaaaaaacaaaaaaacattgtgtTTGTCCAGTTCCAGCTCTCTCTGTCGGACAGGCAGCGCTACGCAGAGCAGGAGACTCCAGAGGCTCAGAGACGGGTTCTCCTGGAGATCTCACAGAAGCTGCCGGTGCATTCGCGCTCAGCCTCCGGAGGTGATCACTAACACTGAAGTCTTTTAAGCGCACTAGAAAAGGGTCACATCCCTTGATAATATCATTAATTCCACACTGAAGCGGTTCGATAATAGAGGTTCAGTCAAGAAGGGGCTTTGAAAGGGGACTATCATAAACTCTGTGTTGCCTGTCTTTAGGCTTTACAAAACTGAAATGGTCAGTTCTCAACTCTGAAGATATTCTAGGTTGTCTAgatactgtgtgcgtgtgtgtgtgcctgtgtgtttgtgtgcatctgtgtgcgtgtgtgtgtggccctctGAGATGAATAAAGCACTCAGGATGCTATTCTTTCCATTTTGCTAATTAAAATTTTGGTTTAAGGGCCCTATGCCTTAAAGATGAAGACCTTAGTTGGGAATATATTGATGCTTGTAATTGTCTTTTTGCGTGTGTGAGGTGAGATCTTGCTGTTACTTGTTGTCCAGTGACTTgctagaattgtgtgtgtgtgtgtgtgtgttcagctatCAGGTTCTGTCGTCATTGCCAGTTGATTAAACCAGACCGCTGCCACCACTGTTCAGCTTGCCAAATGTAAGAGCCCTGCTGTGTTAGTGTCAGTGTGCGGTGCACCTCCACATGCATGTGGTGTGTCTAGGCCTatttgtgtgtatacgtgtgtgagaTTAGGGGAGTGTGAATTAGAATGCATGTCTTCCTATCTTCTCAACTCCTACTTTGCTCACATTAAGAAGTGAGTAACCAAAtactttgtctgtgtttgttggtgtgtgtgtgtctgtctctgtctgtctgtgtgtgtgtgggggaggggtgtgtggagAGTTACTGGGTGCAGGATAATTAGCCAAGGAAGTGTTTGGTCACATTTATTTGAGTGGTCAGCTGGAATGCCTCTGCTGAATTTCAGCTACAGAGGTGTCAAGTGTCCTGTGGTTAACAGGTTGCGTAGCGTGCTGTGGATGTGCATGTTTGGTTGTGTCTGATTACACCTTGTGGCCACTGCTCTGATTGTTATTCATTAATGAGATTTTATTTACTGCAGCAGGAGGTGCTCTTCATGGACCCTGTAACTGGCATGTTCACTTGAACAGTATATCCATATGTTTTTTCAACCTCTTATGTGTATGCCCACGTGATGGCATTGTGTAGTACTCAGAAAAGTTCTGTGGTACATGTTAATTACCAAAAGTGTAATACTAGACTAATGACAGTGGTCACTGTTTGCTGTCCATCTCAGGTGTGTACTTAAAATGGATCACCACTGTCCATGGTAGGTGAGTTTATaagtctgtgtgctgtgttcaaCACTTAAGTCCTTCAGTTTGTATGCAGCTCTGCAGACTATAGTCCTATcaaagtctgtctgtctgtttttcagGCTGAACAACTGTGTAGGATTCTCCAACTACAagttcttcctcctctttctggCTTTCTCTCTGCTCTACTGCCTTTTTATTGTTGCCACAGTCGCGCCCTACTTCGTCAAGTTCTGGCTGGTGAGCATGGCGTGTTTGGGCTTTGTGTGTGGGTTGCGGGAAGGAGCAGTGTTTGTAAGAGTACACAAACCAAGCATCTTTTTGGATGCAGCCTTTTAGGTTGACAGGGGCTATTGGTAAATCCTTAATAAAGTTAACAAATCCATTCGGTTAAATTCAAACACCCTATTGCCACTTGTTTGAATATGCCAAGGCCTTTTTTCTTTTGACTTTCTCCGCTTGTGTTCTATGTTGGTCTCTTGTAGGGTCCGTTTTTGAACCACTCGACAGTGAAAGTGCACGTGCTCTTCCTCATGGTGGTGTCGCTGATGTTTGCCATCACACTGTCCTTTTTACTTGGCTTTCACTGCTGGCTGGTCATCAAGAACAAGACCACTGTTGGTAATAACACAGCACCTTTGACCAAGCAAAATGGATGCATAGACAGAAGCAGGAGCACCAGGAGAGGACCTTGTTAATTTAATGGAGTTTAGCTTGTCATGTCTGATGCAAATAAATGACAAATGCCAGTGCTGCTGCGTAAAATTGATTAGTTTGCAGTCACACTTGTTAGCATTAATTTCCAATTTTATGGTGATTTCAATTATGTTGAAAAAATgtttccaactctctctcttatgTCAGAGTGGTTGTCAGCTCCTTTCTTTTCCTATGGACCTGACCGAAGAGCTTTTGATGTAGGCCTGAAGCCCAATGTATTGCAGGTGTTTGGATCACAAAGAAGATTTTGGCTGTTACCTGTTTTTAGCAGGTCAGTTTGTGTTGGCTGTGACTGTTACTATGTGATATCATGGCCGAACAATTAagatttatttttgttgttgttgtttttccatGCAGTCATGGCGATGGGCAGGTCTTCCCTCTGAGGAGGAAGCTTTTGCTCCCTTACACTCATGGCGTACAATTAAATGGATACTGGGAGGAGGCAGAGACACGTATAGGTAACGAGTTTTAATGAATAGTATATTTATAAAAGGCAGAATCAAAGTTAAACAGTAATATTATATAATGGCAGATTTTCAACAACCTTAACCATCTAAATAGAATGTTTTCAATAACCCATTGCCAGTCTTGACCGGtcttttattttaaaagatgGACTAAATTTACTCAAAAGTTCTCAAGCTGTCTTAATGTGATCTCCAACCAAGACCCGTCATTAACTTGAGTGTGTGAGGGCTAAGAGTAGAGTTACAGACACATCTcattttcttccctctctctcacacacaaacactcattccTCCTGTAAAAagaacacacaagcagacaacTACAAATGTGTATAAAGTGAGTGCTGCTTAAATGTTTGTGAACCCTCAGACATGGTCAGTTGTTTTTTTacaaaacaaattaaataaCCTTATTTAATGCACCTCCAAAGCCCAATTTGTAAAGTTGACCTTCCAAATAATAGACAGAAACAAAAGAAAGTTATATAGTTTCATTATATATTCAACAAAATCTGGTTTAGTtcacaaaaactcaaaatgacATTTGCGAAAGTATGTGAACCCATGTAGTTAATTTCTTGTAGCGCCTCCTTTTGCAACCACTACTTCAACCAAACATCTTCTGTACCCATTAACCAGTGTCTCACATCTGGTTCTGCGGATTTTTGCCTACTCCTACTTGCAGAACTCAGCCAGTTGAGAGGTTAGAGGGTCAACTGGCATGTACTGCCCACTTCAGATCTAgccaaaacatttttatttttactttgacTAGGCCAATCAAGAGTTTGAATTCTCTTTATCTTCCAGATGCTGCCATCGAGGTCAGTAACTCGAGGTGATCTGTGGGCTGGCTTTTACccaatttattttctttctggAGCATCTTGTCATACTTTTGATGGGCATCCACCTCTAGGAAATGTTGCTGTGATGTTGAATGCCCTCCATTTGCAGTGGATAAATGGAGCTGGAATCTTTTAAAGAGGGTCTTTCCCTACCCTCGTCCTTATGTTCTTGGATATCTCCTTTCCTCTTGGTATTGTTGATTCCTGTGGGTATGCCTTGGCACTACAGTGGTTTGGTAGATTTCCTCTCTATTTTAATCATAGTTGCTCAAACCCTTTCCAAAGGAAgactgttttttattaatataatatatgCTATAATTGATTATTTCAACACCCACATATGTTTTACATTAATCAATTATCTACATGACTTTACCAATGCAGCTGGGGCTTCACTTACTTTTGTACATACATTAATTCCATGTTTCCTTACACACCTGACAATTCATAGTTAAAAACTGGTgatgaaaaaataagaaaataatgataaaacaaTAGAAAACTCCAAACTGTTCAAGGGGTTCACACTTTCAAGCAACACTGTATAACATTAACCATTTCATATTAGCCAAaggaaaatgtattttaatttaGTGTCTTAAGCCAGAGATGTTGGTGCTCTTCCAGAATGACATTAAAACATTTGTAGTTATCTAAAACCAAGTAGTTATCCATTTTAATCACAGTACATGCAGTCAACACAACAGCTTTTCCTTTCCAGTTACCTGacctatgggtttgtgtgttgtactttttttgtttgttttctcaggGAAACATTCATCTAACGATTCCTCCGAGTGGATTTGGGACGTGCATCAGTCAGAGGTCAGACCAGATCTCCATGTGGAAGCTGAATTGTATGGCAGTACAACCTCAACCTGTACAACCTCAACCTCGTTAGTATATTGAAACATGTTCCCTCAAAACATTAGACCCATGAATGATCTAGCAGCCAAAGCAGTTACAATTTTAGGCAGACATATCATTTTAAAATACAATATTGTTTTATTACGCATttaggatatatatatatatatatatatatatatatatatatatatatatatatatatatatatatatatatatatatatatatatatactgtaataCGATGCTGTAGTAAAATAAACATCTGACAGACTGATATCAATAGGCTTTTAGGCTGTAGCTTAGTAGATGCTGATTTCACGTGGAAGTCAGCAATATGTTTCAAACCATTTCTTATGTGAATATAAGTCtgattaataaaaaataataatgcaaatattcatttgttattatttattctCTCCCAGTCACCACCAAATGAGCAAGTGGACAGATGAATGTAGTGCAGTAGCACATGCAACAAGTATGCCAGGCCACCAGACTGGAATGTGGTTCTTCgcacttttctttcttttgccaTGGATTTCCAACACACATCTGTTAATGTATATGTAGTTCTGTGTTGTATTGACTTGTGCAGGAACTAGATCTAATTAAGGCAGCAAATCTCAAAAGAGGAACAACAAAGGAATACGCATAGACACTTTTCTGGCTGACCTGTCACAGCAGCACAGACACTGATAGCAGTCAGTGTGTAACATATTGATGTGGAACGTGGTCAGTCGGTACCAAAGTATCTCTGGCCAAAGTGTGTTGGAGCCACTGTGTGAACTTCCGTTGTCAGTATGGTGATGTCAGGAAACTCCTGAATGATTGATTTTGCACctgtagacacagacacacatgcttaAAAACATTCCATCTCTTAGAAACCAGGCGGTAGACTAGCACTATCTACAGGCACCAACCAAACTGGCCTGAGCACTTTGCACACGCTCCACAATTCTCTCCCAGGGCTTTGACCCTGAAGTAACAGAAGAAGTGTAGTCGTCTATCTTTGGATAACACCATGACCACAAGGGTGCATAGCATGCATCTCACATAGCACATAGCATGCATCTCATTTGTTAAACAAGTAAAGTGTGCAGCATGTACAAAATATAGAGCTGTGAAGTTGTCTACTCATTCACCACTCGACATGATACCAATTTGCCACAAGCTAAATTGTTTGTCAATTGTTTTGGTCTATGATGTGATAAGCCAACCGTTAAAAGCCCAATACTACCAAGCTGTACGGAGGCATATCAGAGTGGAGTCAGACATACTTCAATAAATCTATTCCCCTACCGTGCTTGTACACTGCTCATGTCCAATTAAATGGCCTAGTCGAACTATAACCGTAACTCGGCTtaactgtgcatgtaaacatactgaggtatgtttcccaaaaccatagttgctaacctgttagcaatgtAGTTTGTTTGCAaagggaaattgcattgcaaccaacaaagttgctaacttagttagcaactatggttttgggaaacgcgcccctgACTGTTAACATGTGCCGAACATGCCTCATTGGTAGGATAAGGCATATTTATTTACTGTCTGGTGCTTCTGTCTCACAGCAGTCTTGATCCTGCTCCTAGGAACCCCAATCACCTCAAACAAGCTTTTTCAATCAAGAGAGACACCTAAAACATGCAGTGCTATCCCGGGGAACCACTGGACAGGGTCAGGACAGGACGTACCATGTGGTGTAGAAAAAAGGCTGAGGAGAATGATGTGTTTGGCTTGCAGTCTGTGCTCTCGCAGAACTCGGACCGCTTCGATTACAGTGTTTCCTGTGCCTGAAAATGCACCCATGAATACACAtatgcgccacacacacacacagacacagagctgTAAAATGCTGATTGCACATCTCATGGGCACACACATAGGATACAGACTAATTGACTGATATATTCAAGACAGGAGATCTGATTGGCATACGTACTGAGGATAGGGTACATGAGCAAAACCTTGCGGCGACTGATGTCAGGGGGGAATTTGGAGTAGTAAACTTTGGCTTTCTGGGTCTCCTCGTCGCTCTGGATGAGGATCTTCCCAATGCGGATGGACCGGCAGCAATCCCTCAGACCCTGTTCCATGGCCTCCCCTGCAGAAAAGAGCCCGTACTGCATCACCTGCTCATCCATCATCAGTTCCCATCCACAAAGACCACCCACGAGTGTCCTTACCACTCCTCATGATGCTGACTCCACAGTTACCCTTCTCAAACTTGACGCCATCATATTTGTGCCCTGGAAACCAACAGATGTGGGACATTCATATATATGTGAGGGCGTGTACATTGATAAAGAGCACACTAAAGTGAGGCATGTAGACTACACATTCTTCTCCTGTACTGCCGACTAGTGTTAGAACTCTCCACATGTGCTTAAAACTCACCTGTTGGAGTGGTGACGGTGCACTCACTGTATGGAAGCTGATTGAGTCCTTCTTCAACCACTAACCTGATCTAAAGGCAGATGTTCCATTAAATCACAAAGGTAGGCCTATCATCTCCATACACAATCATTTGAGTACCATTCTACCATTTATTTATAGTGCGTTCATGTGGCTGGGAAGTGGGAAGGTCCCCACATACTCCATACTTCCGAACTGAGAGCGTTCACTTGGCAACAACAAACGGGCTACGTTGCTATTGTTCATAAGCTAGCTAGCCAGAAGGCTAACATCTAGTTCCTCAAAGGTACTCTGGGAAGTACTGTTCAATATCACAATCGCCTGTGCTTATGAgtataacataaacaaacaatgaaGTGACTTATTTGGGCATTTGGTCAGTCCATTTTTTATCTTTCACTATGACGTCAAAACATTCTCCTGGGAACTCACAAAGCTCCCACTTCAAAGCCCGAAATTCCCACTATAGAATTCTCCCACTTCCCAGGTGCATGAACGCACCATTACCACTGTAAACTACCACATTCTTAAAAGACCTAATTGAATT encodes the following:
- the LOC121710062 gene encoding zinc finger DHHC domain-containing protein 4-like isoform X2, with product MCFGAVVDPCYNPHNGGRVVILRVCGSALPHHPDRHSKKGDTSLDVPCLFWDVLLGILEVCIHHPILTVTRVPALSVGQAALRRAGDSRGSETGSPGDLTEAAGAFALSLRRCVLKMDHHCPWLNNCVGFSNYKFFLLFLAFSLLYCLFIVATVAPYFVKFWLGPFLNHSTVKVHVLFLMVVSLMFAITLSFLLGFHCWLVIKNKTTVEWLSAPFFSYGPDRRAFDVGLKPNVLQVFGSQRRFWLLPVFSSHGDGQVFPLRRKLLLPYTHGVQLNGYWEEAETRIGKHSSNDSSEWIWDVHQSEVRPDLHVEAELYGSTTSTCTTSTSLVY
- the LOC121710065 gene encoding uracil phosphoribosyltransferase homolog; translation: METYFNENTMLCHNQQMNNNANDSQEHAAKQVQFSSSVFQSEAFTDGDNGQHNDTLTLSSEAQCLIGPQLKLLPLNDQIRELQTIIRDKSTSRGDFVFCADRLIRLVVEEGLNQLPYSECTVTTPTGHKYDGVKFEKGNCGVSIMRSGEAMEQGLRDCCRSIRIGKILIQSDEETQKAKVYYSKFPPDISRRKVLLMYPILSTGNTVIEAVRVLREHRLQAKHIILLSLFSTPHGAKSIIQEFPDITILTTEVHTVAPTHFGQRYFGTD
- the LOC121710062 gene encoding uncharacterized protein LOC121710062 isoform X1 encodes the protein MCFGAVVDPCYNPHNGGRVVILRVCGSALPHHPDRHSKKGDTSLDVPCLFWDVLLGILEVCIHHPILTVTRVPALSVGQAALRRAGDSRGSETGSPGDLTEAAGAFALSLRRCVLKMDHHCPWLNNCVGFSNYKFFLLFLAFSLLYCLFIVATVAPYFVKFWLGPFLNHSTVKVHVLFLMVVSLMFAITLSFLLGFHCWLVIKNKTTVEWLSAPFFSYGPDRRAFDVGLKPNVLQVFGSQRRFWLLPVFSSHGDGQVFPLRRKLLLPYTHGVQLNGYWEEAETRIDAAIEGNIHLTIPPSGFGTCISQRSDQISMWKLNCMAVQPQPVQPQPR
- the LOC121710062 gene encoding palmitoyltransferase ZDHHC15A-like isoform X3 — protein: MCFGAVVDPCYNPHNGGRVVILRVCGSALPHHPDRHSKKGDTSLDVPCLFWDVLLGILEFQLSLSDRQRYAEQETPEAQRRVLLEISQKLPVHSRSASGGVYLKWITTVHGRLNNCVGFSNYKFFLLFLAFSLLYCLFIVATVAPYFVKFWLGPFLNHSTVKVHVLFLMVVSLMFAITLSFLLGFHCWLVIKNKTTVEWLSAPFFSYGPDRRAFDVGLKPNVLQVFGSQRRFWLLPVFSSHGDGQVFPLRRKLLLPYTHGVQLNGYWEEAETRIDAAIEGNIHLTIPPSGFGTCISQRSDQISMWKLNCMAVQPQPVQPQPR